A DNA window from Paenibacillus andongensis contains the following coding sequences:
- a CDS encoding hydrolase has translation MFNGKTDLLTADNSAIILVDHQPQMLFGVQSADRQTIINNTVGLAKAAKVFNAPIILTTVAAESFSGPIHPHIQAVFPDQKPIDRTTMNSWEDENFVEAVKKTGRKKLIMAALWTEVCLAFPVVSAIKDGYEVYIVTDASGGTTTEAHDMSVQRMIQAGAIPVTWLSVLLEYQRDWARQETYDAVLEIAMQHSGAYGAGIVYAQTMFGGHGG, from the coding sequence ATGTTTAACGGAAAGACCGATCTACTTACAGCTGACAACTCCGCTATTATTCTAGTAGACCATCAGCCCCAAATGCTTTTTGGCGTACAAAGCGCCGATCGCCAAACGATCATTAACAATACGGTTGGACTTGCTAAAGCAGCTAAAGTTTTCAATGCACCTATTATTCTTACAACGGTTGCTGCCGAATCGTTTTCTGGCCCTATTCATCCGCATATTCAAGCTGTATTTCCTGATCAAAAACCGATTGACCGAACAACAATGAACTCCTGGGAAGACGAAAACTTCGTGGAAGCAGTGAAGAAAACAGGTCGCAAGAAGCTGATTATGGCAGCTCTGTGGACAGAAGTTTGTCTTGCTTTCCCTGTAGTTTCAGCCATCAAAGATGGATATGAAGTATACATCGTAACGGATGCTTCAGGCGGGACGACGACAGAAGCGCATGACATGTCCGTTCAACGCATGATTCAAGCAGGAGCCATTCCCGTGACTTGGCTGTCTGTTCTTCTTGAGTATCAGCGCGATTGGGCGCGTCAAGAAACGTATGATGCCGTTCTGGAGATTGCTATGCAACACAGTGGCGCCTACGGTGCGGGTATTGTTTATGCGCAAACGATGTTTGGCGGCCACGGAGGATAA
- a CDS encoding XapX domain-containing protein, which translates to MWGSIFLALAAGIVIGVVFQSLKIPSPAPPFLGLLGLFGMFLGQRLIPWIQLWLSRK; encoded by the coding sequence ATGTGGGGTTCAATATTTCTCGCTTTAGCTGCTGGTATTGTCATTGGCGTTGTTTTTCAATCGCTTAAAATTCCCTCTCCGGCACCGCCTTTTTTGGGATTGCTTGGTCTCTTTGGCATGTTTTTAGGACAACGGTTGATACCATGGATACAACTTTGGTTAAGCCGCAAATAA